A segment of the Chondrinema litorale genome:
ACAGCATTGGTTTTAATAATGTTTGCGTGTGTATCTCAAAACAAACAGCCTAGTGTAAATAATAAAAAAAAATCAGGTCCTCAAGGAAGACAACCAAGTGTTTCACAACTATTATCAGAAATGGATTCCAATAAAGATGGCAAACTTGCTAAAAGTGAAGCGAAAGGACCTATTGCAAACGACTTTTCAAATATTGATACTAATAATGATGGTTTTCTTTCAGAAACTGAATTAAAAAATACGCCAACACCTCAAAGAGGTGGGCAAAGACAATAATCAGTTTGGTGAATTAATATTTTTTCTTACCTATTAAATCCCCTACAATTTGTTAGAGGGATTTTTTCGTTTCCTAAAATTATTAAGATTTAGCTACAAACTCTACGAATTATTCTACCTAAAACTATTTTTATAAATGGATTTACAACATATTAGATCTATCGTTATACAGCTAGAAAGAGCGCCAGAAGAAGTTGATTTAATTATAAATACAAGTATTTACGCAGTTTGTATTACAAATTTTAATGGAGTTTACACTTCTGTGAATGATAAATACCTAAGTATATATCTTTACTCTAAACAAGATCTATTAGGAAAACATTTTACAATAGTTGTACCAGAGCCAGCTAAAGAATTGATGAAAGAAATGTACGAAGATTTCTTAATTTCAAAAGAAAATGCTACAAGAATGTGGACAGTAATTACGAAAAATAAAAAGAGTTTAACAGTCAACTTGACAGCAGTATATACTGAAGCTTTTAATTTGCCGCATAGAGTAATCTTTATGGAACAAGTTGAAAATTGAAGGTTAACTAAGCAAATATTACGGTATAAATCTGTTAAACTACTAAATGCTTAAAAGCATCACTACTTGTCTAACTCTTATAATTATGAATGACTCAAATTTAATTAATTTATTAAAGATCCATTCGCAAGAATCAGCACCTGATCTATTAAAAGCATATCAAAACCTCCATAAACTATTTATATATTCTTCTTTTAATATCAATGAATTAACTGTCATTTGGATAACACTGATGATAGAGCATAGCTATCATAATAGAATATCAACACATAATACTATCCCTAAAGCAATGAATATAGACAATGCGATAACCTATGCATTACGAAATGAAACAGAATTACCTTCTAAGAAGCTAGAAGCAGTAAGAACTTTGACCTTATTGATAGTCAGAAATAGAGGTGAAATTAATAGTAATGAAATTAAAGCATTTTTGAATGCAGGCTTCAATCTTAGGCAAGTATTTGAAATCATTCTTGGCCTAGCAAAAAAAACAATCTATAATTAAGTTTAGTCTTTAAAAATAATTATTGAGATCAAAATACTTAGTTGATGTGTAATGGAAACATACAAGTAATAATATATCTAGCTTTAATAAATATTAAAATTTTTTCCATTGTTTATACTAAATAATGTAGGTTCCATAAAGACAGTCAATAAAATTATTTGACCCAGGTGCATCAACATGGTAGTGATATCCTCTAATATCATCATAATGTCCTCGACATTCATCTAGATCTTCAGGCTCAATTCCATCTTCATTTAGCTGCTCATACATACCATGTCCATCCATAGCATAGCCAATCATAGCAGCATGACCATCACTTTGAGTAATTTTTGTGGAAACACCTGTTGCTGCATGATAATGATAACCTTGATGCACGTTAATATGACCTCCTGCATCATCAAATGGGGCAATGGTATAAGCTCCTAGAATATCATCTAATGGTGCAGAAGCTGAAAACTCAACACCATTAAATGCAATGCCTCTTAATGTAGGTCCAAAATCTCCTGGTCCTCTATGTACAAACCTAAAAGGGTTAGTCAATTTCATTGGCTTTACAGGAATTATCCAAGCATGTGTAAGCTCAGAAATATAATCAGGAATACACTCAACACAATAATTTTTGTATTCTTCTCCAACATGTGGGCTAGCTGCATTGATACAATCCTCTTCAGTTTGAGTTTTATAAACCTTACCATTAGAATCGTACATCAACCATGTATTGTCATTATAAAATGTGGACAAGTTTTTTATAAATGCTCCATCTACATCATAAACTTTTCCATTTTCTAACCAAATTCCACCAGATTCTTCTCCATCAGAAATATTATCAGGACACCAGGGTCCCATTTCATGGTCTGATGGGATACCAGCTATAATCTGATAACACTTTGTTTTTGTACCATCTAAAAGAGTACACGTTACTGTAGTTACAGTGGTACCTTCAAGAAAAAAGTTAGGATCTACATCTAATATAGTCTCAATACTCGTATCTCTTAAATTATGATCATTACATTTATTTGATGAGATTAAAATAACGAACAGTAACAATGGAATAATTTTAATATTGAATTTCAACATATCTAAAATATTGTAGTTTAAATTTTTAGACGTACAATTAAAATAATTCCTTCTTAATTAGAAAAATTCGGCAATTTTATTCCATTAACCTCCTAGGATAAATAA
Coding sequences within it:
- a CDS encoding PAS domain S-box protein, with the translated sequence MDLQHIRSIVIQLERAPEEVDLIINTSIYAVCITNFNGVYTSVNDKYLSIYLYSKQDLLGKHFTIVVPEPAKELMKEMYEDFLISKENATRMWTVITKNKKSLTVNLTAVYTEAFNLPHRVIFMEQVEN
- a CDS encoding YHYH protein yields the protein MLKFNIKIIPLLLFVILISSNKCNDHNLRDTSIETILDVDPNFFLEGTTVTTVTCTLLDGTKTKCYQIIAGIPSDHEMGPWCPDNISDGEESGGIWLENGKVYDVDGAFIKNLSTFYNDNTWLMYDSNGKVYKTQTEEDCINAASPHVGEEYKNYCVECIPDYISELTHAWIIPVKPMKLTNPFRFVHRGPGDFGPTLRGIAFNGVEFSASAPLDDILGAYTIAPFDDAGGHINVHQGYHYHAATGVSTKITQSDGHAAMIGYAMDGHGMYEQLNEDGIEPEDLDECRGHYDDIRGYHYHVDAPGSNNFIDCLYGTYII